From one Solanum stenotomum isolate F172 chromosome 12, ASM1918654v1, whole genome shotgun sequence genomic stretch:
- the LOC125848168 gene encoding ferredoxin-thioredoxin reductase catalytic chain, chloroplastic yields MRTLQASTSYSVGFGISSFATRPKPSTHRCLTVAKMEPSEKSVEIMRKFSEQYARRSETYFCMDKGVTSVVIKGLAEHKDTLGAPLCPCRHYDDKAAEAQQGFWNCPCVPMRERKECHCMLFLTPDNDFAGEEQTISMEEIKETTANM; encoded by the exons ATGAGAACTCTTCAAGCTTCCACCTCCTACAGCGTTGGCTTTGGAATTTCATCTTTTGCTACTCGTCCTAAGCCTTCTACTCATCGCTGCCTCACCGTAGCCAAAA TGGAGCCATCAGAGAAATCTGTTGAAATCATGAGGAAATTCTCGGAGCAGTATGCTCGCAGGTCAGAAACATATTTCTGCATGGACAAAGGTGTTACTTCTGTGGTCATCAAG GGTTTGGCAGAGCACAAGGATACATTGGGCGCTCCACTCTGCCCCTGCAG GCATTATGATGACAAAGCTGCAGAAGCGCAGCAGGGCTTCTGGAATTGTCCATGTGTACCAATGAGAGAGAG GAAGGAGTGTCACTGCATGCTTTTTCTGACCCCTGATAATGATTTTGCTGGAGAAGAACAG ACAATTTCTATGGAGGAGATTAAGGAAACAACAGCCAACATGTGA
- the LOC125846553 gene encoding NADH dehydrogenase [ubiquinone] flavoprotein 1, mitochondrial, whose product MAPIKGLLSLQRTALAQRSSERWGLYGRLFSTQAASTASTPQPTPPPPPPERTHFGGLKDEDRIFTNLYGLHDPYLKGAMKRGDWYRTKDLVIKGSDWIVNEMKKSGLRGRGGAGFPSGLKWSFMPKTTDGRPSYLVVNADESEPGTCKDREIMRHDPHKLLEGCLIAGVGMRAKAAYIYIRGEYVNERKSLQKARQEAYEAGLLGKNACGSGYDFDVYIHFGAGAYICGEETALLESLEGKQGKPRLKPPFPANAGLYGCPTTVTNVETVAVSPTILRRGPEWFASFGRKNNAGTKLFCISGHVNKPCTVEEEMSISLKELIERHCGGVRGGWDNLLAVIPGGSSVPLLPKNICEDVLMDFDALKAVQSGLGTAAVIVMDKSTDVVDAIARLSYFYKHESCGQCTPCREGTGWLWMIMERMKVGNAKLEEIDMLQEVTKQIEGHTICALGDAAAWPVQGLIRHFRPELERRIREHAERELQQAAAA is encoded by the exons ATG GCACCTATAAAGGGCCTTCTTTCTCTGCAACGGACTGCATTAGCTCAACGTTCTAGTGAAAGATGGGGCCTATATGGTAGGTTATTTAGCACTCAGGCTGCATCAACTGCTAGCACTCCCCAACCtacacccccacccccacctccCGAGAGGACTCACTTTGGTGGCCTTAAAGATGAGGATCGTATTTTCACAAATCTCTACGGATTGCATGACCCTTACCTCAAAGGTGCCATGAAGCGAGGAGATTGGTACAGAACAAAAGATCTTGTCATCAAGGGTTCTGACTGGATCGTGAATGAAATGAAGAAATCTGGTCTTCGAGGACGTGGTGGTGCTGGTTTTCCATCTGGTCTCAAATGGTCCTTCATGCCAAAGACAACAGATGGCCGTCCTTCATATCTTGTCGTCAATGCTGATGAAAGTGAACCTGGAACCTGTAAAGACAGGGAAATCATGCGGCATGACCCACACAAGTTGTTGGAAGGCTGTCTGATTGCAGGAGTGGGGATGAGGGCTAAAGCTGCTTATATTTATATCAGGGGAGAGTATGTGAATGAAAGGAAGAGCCTTCAGAAGGCTAGACAAGAAGCCTATGAAGCTGGATTGTTGGGGAAAAATGCTTGTGGATCTGGTTATGATTTTGACGTATATATTCATTTTGGTGCTGGTGCCTATATTTGTGGTGAAGAGACAGCTCTTCTGGAGAGCCTTGAGGGCAAACAAGGCAAACCAAGATTGAAGCCTCCATTTCCAGCTAATGCAGGACTATATGGATGTCCAACAACTGTCACAAATGTTGAAACAGTAGCTGTTTCACCAACCATCTTAAGGCGTGGGCCGGAGTGGTTTGCTAGTTTTGGCCGGAAGAATAATGCCGGGACAAAGCTGTTTTGCATCTCAGGCCATGTTAACAAGCCCTGCACAGTTGAAGAGGAAATGAGTATTTCATTGAAGGAGCTGATAGAGAGGCACTGTGGTGGTGTTCGTGGAGGATGGGACAATTTGCTTGCTGTTATACCAGGAGGTTCATCTGTTCCATTGCTTCCCAAGAACATATGTGAGGATGTACTTATGGATTTTGATGCACTCAAAGCTGTGCAGTCAGGGTTGGGGACTGCTGCTGTAATTGTCATGGACAAATCAACTGATGTTGTAGATGCAATTGCAAGGCTCTCGTACTTCTATAAGCACGAGAGCTGTGGTCAATGTACACCATGTAGGGAAGGCACAGGGTGGCTTTGGATGATCATGGAAAGAATGAAGGTTGGCAATGCAAAGTTGGAAGAGATTGACATGCTCCAAGAGGTGACAAAACAGATTGAGGGGCATACCATTTGTGCCTTGGGTGATGCTGCTGCTTGGCCAGTGCAGGGTCTTATTAGGCACTTTAGACCAGAGCTAGAAAGGAGGATCAGGGAGCACGCAGAGAGAGAGCTACAACAGGCGGCTGCtgcttga